The Hemiscyllium ocellatum isolate sHemOce1 chromosome 27 unlocalized genomic scaffold, sHemOce1.pat.X.cur. SUPER_27_unloc_4, whole genome shotgun sequence DNA window GGCAGAAGTGAACATAGCTTTCAAGCAAAATCTCTTCAATGGTCATTTCACTAATAAATGTGCAATTAGACGAACATGCATGAGTATTGAGAAGGGTTCTAAAGATCATCCAGACTGGCGAATTCAATTTCACCTGCGTGAGCAATTGTGGGAAAAGGTTCAAATACCTGATTGAGTTGGAAATTCATTGATGCAATCACATTGAGTAGAAGCCGATCATCCGTGCTGAGTATGGAAAGGGATTCATTGGGTCATCACACGTGCTGACATATCAGCGGATTCACACTGCAGAGAGAAGAGACATTCACGCAGTTTCTTTGCGCACAGACTATGATTACCAATGTTGTGTATGGATGGTCTTCACCAAGAAAGAGCTTACACTTTTCTGAATggacttgattttttttatttttttactGGAGGTATCGATGACCTGGTAGTATATTTTAATGAAAGGTGGATGGAGGTTtagaaggacatgaggggcaagcAAGTGACCTTTGTCTGTTCAATTCACTGCCGTTAAATATGGTACAGTCGAAACTCAAAAAAAATTAAGAAGAATTGAAAAGTTCTCACAATGTCAACAAAAGTCTACAAAGTCAGTGACCCTGAAAATAATTCCAATTGTTTTAGCTCAACTTACATAGTCCTATATTGCACACATGTATTCCCGAAACTATGACGTTTCTGGAATTGGAAGCCACTACATTTTAAGATTCACTACCATGTTTACATTCCCGATTATCACCATTCCTATCTACGTAATCTCCTGCAAAAGCACAGCCTTCTAAAATATCTGAATTCATCTCATTCAGGTCTATTATACATTCTTGAATTAAATGGCTTAACAACGTTGGCCACTTTTTCAGTTGCATATGACAGACACTCTGGAATTTCGTACTGAAACTGTTCCTACTCAATATATCCAATTCGTCCTTAAATACATCACTAAACCCATTCCTCCATGACCAAACTATCTATCACCTGTTCTAATATGacctaaacaaaaaaaattgcggATCTGGAGACCTcaaataaaaccagaaagtgtTTTTAgaaactcaacacgtctggcagcgtctgtgaaagAGAAACACTCCTAATTCCAAATCACTGTCCTCCAGAAATGAAGAGACGTGGAAATTTGCTGGAGTTTAGACTGGACAGAAAGGTATGTAACCAGATTCTCCCCAGTGTGCACTTGCTTATGTTTCAGCAGGGTGATGACTGAGTGAATCTCTTCCACAGTTTCAGCAAGTGTTTAGCGGATTCTCTCTTTGATACCACCAATGCGTATTCTGCACAGAATGGCAACTGAATCGCTTGATACATAATGCAACATTTCTTCATGTTAGAGATGCATTTAGGAATAAAACATGCTTTACTGTCTCACTTTTAATATAGGTCTTAAAGTTTTCTTGTGAATTGATATATTATAAATGGAGCATCATTCGAATCAAACTGTGCAGTCGACAGGGATTCACTTTAACAGGCTAAAAATTCACTGCGTCTCAGTGTTACACCCAGAACAAGCTTTAGCAGAGATTTAaggagaaacaaacaaaaacacagtaACAGTAAAACCTGAAAAGAACAGAAATGGGAACATTCAAAACATTCACATAATTAGTTATTGGTAAAATCTGAGATGAAACTTCTTCAGAATGTCCACATTCCACCACCAAAAATAAATCCGAGTCCAGAGAAGGAAAGCAACAATGCCTCATCAGACTGATTGTTGCAATAATCGGATTGTCTCGAAAGGAGGTTAAGACTGCATTCTCTACAGTTTACAAGAATGCACGATAATCCGAATCAAACATGGAAAATCTTTCTCGCATTAAATTATGACAGCAGTCAGAAAGGACTGTTGCAGAAACTGATTTTTTAAATGTCTGTGAAAATCAGTTCATCAACGACAATATATATGTTCACAACAACATTCTCACTGGATAATATCATTTTGTCATCCGGAACTCAGTTGCAAGACTGAGGGAAGCCACTGGATTGAAGGTTCACTTTTCCTGATCAGATGTGTGACCGGCGTCCCACGAAGGTGCTCAGCATTAAATCATCACGAGAAATGTTGAATTAACAAGAGGTAGAGAACGGGGCAGGTAGGTAACAAAAGTAATGCTGGGGACAGtggagtggggaaggttatttttgtttcttccaGCATCATCGCTCCACATTCTTTGGTCAACACATATGACGAAGTAAGAATATGGGCAGAGTACCCAGCTCATTACTGCAGGACTAAAAAGGAATGCAGCGATCATTGACAGAAAGAAATGTCCCCAACTTCAAACCCACACCCACCCTTGTGCATTCGGCTAATGTGGGAGGAGATTACATACCTAGTTCACAGAACTGGTGAAATGTCATAAAACTGTAGGTTCCCTCCTCAAACCTACAGCTTACTCAGACAATGCACGCCCACAGATCTTGAATCCACTTCGTCCATCAATCACCTCATGGACACTGCAGCGCACAAATCCACTCCCTTCATCCAAAGTACTTCAGGCCAGGTCACGATTCAAAAGTCCAGAGTAATCTGTCATTCCCCTAACTATCATCTAACTATAAGCTCCCAATCCGGGAAATATGAGTAACCTATTTGGTTTAATCTTGTGTGTCTGTTTACCCTGTGAGTATCGATCACAAAAATTAACATTGAGAATTTCAAACCACACTGTTGCCGAATTCATCCGCATTTCATTCAGGACCTGCAGTGTTAATTGCGTTGTTTGGGTCAGTTCTAATGATCGCTCACTTCTCTCTGTTCAATTTTCAGGTTATTTCAGTCAGTCAGTGACACAGAGCCCAGTCGCAATTAATAAGAAGGAGTGTCAGTCTCTCACCATCAACTGTGTTTTTAAATATCGTTATTCTTATCAATATTTTGAGagtggacatttcttcagacaaaCGCGGCCAGCTGCGGAATGGGAGCGGATCTCCGGTGGCGGGAGATTCGTTGTGTCCACAGATAAAGCACAAAAGACATTTTCATTGGAAATTCGGGATGTCAGAGTTGAAGACACCGCCACCTATTACTGCAAAGCTCTGGGATGGCACACACAGTGATGGACTATGGTTTCCGTACCACAAAAACTCTCATTGGAGATTTTTGCAAAAAGATATTGAAAAAAATAGCCAATCTGCACAGACATTCCCACATTTCGGCCTCACAGCCGCTGCCTCGCAGTGCAATTTGCAATTAGACTGGATTAATGTTAAAAACATTCTATGTTTTGCAATTACCATGTGTCTTGGAATGGCGATATCTTTGTCAAGTCTGGTGTGCgtgagtggatgttgggaatgaCTGATCACTGTTAAAGGATACTGACGTGAATCGGAGTCCTGTTCTAACAGCTGAAATCAGGAAAAAACGTTCAGCTGTAATGCCCAAAATCTCAACAAATCCTGTCAATTTTTACACAGAAATATACCACTGTGACATTTTGGAACAAGGCACAGTGAAAGAAGCCCGATCACAAACTTCTTTACAAGTAAAGTATAAATTCTCCAGCCCCAACACTCAATTGTCAGCTTGAAGTTCACTTCACTGTAATGCAGGTTGATATCTTTACAATTCCCGTCAAGAACTAATTTGCTTACTCGATTCTTCTTCGCTGGTATGAAGTGAACGTCCACCTCTTGTATTCCTGTGCCATTTGACAGAAGAACAAGAGATGAGCTTGAGCCAAAGGGAATTTGGACACGGAGAATATCGCTTATTTATATAAATCGCTTGAATAATTAGCTTGGTCACGCAGCGTGTTGATGATGTTTCGATGCTTTGATGTAACATTGGTTCTtgtgcagaggagacttaatGGAGCATTGCTGTGTTATTATGACGATGTAGATGGATCCGGAACGGCGGTGACTGTCACAGCTGGTAAGTGACTCTGCATTCCATCTTGCTATTGATTATGTTGCTGAATGATCGATTCATTGTTATCAGCTTAAATGTAAAGAAAGTTAACAAATATTTTAGAAGGAATCGCTTCTGGTCCAATGTCGGAGTTGCTTGTCAGCAGAATATACGTGTCAGGTCCTGGTTTCCACATGCGAAAAAAATGAATGGCACCTGGTCCTGAGTCAACGGTTTCACTGTACTTGTGGTATCAATCGTCAAACCGGTAAATAACGGGACACCAAAAACATGGCGAACAGGTGATTTAATGAATAAAGAGGACTGACTGTCTGGGATCCATTCCAGGAGTTACCTGTGACCGAGGGAGCTCTTTTTGTTGCTTAGGTCACAGAagcaagctttcagagctttgCACCAGGCAGAGATTCAAGCCCGAATTCCAAACGTTCAATGAAAACATTTCACCCACGAGAAAGTCAGGAATATTACTTGGCGAACCTCAGGTAGAAAGTATCTGGCTGTACGTCAAGATGAGTTATCCTATTTGAGGAATGGGACTCAGGAATGACCGAGTTACCATTTCTTCTCAATTCATTTCATATATGCATTCGTTTAACCAATCATATTTCCATTTTAATTGCCTGAAATTGAACGTGAAAATGTAAAGATGTTTGGTTCATTTAATGTCGGTGTTTTCAGACGTCGTTTTGCTGTAATGAAGGTAATTATCGGAACCAGCTCAAACTGAAGAATGCTCATTTAGAAACAGCAAGTAACAATTCATCAAAAGGAATACGTGACAATTTCTGGGGCATCATTCAAATTAAACCCCCTCATCAGGATGTTGTATGAGTTATATGAAGCGAAGGGATGGAATGTTTTCTACTCTGAAATGCTCGTTAGAAATTtgttctccttacttgagaatgAATTAATTTGTTTTCGAACAAGTAAAGCTAATATTCACTCGACATTCACTTGAGATAGCGTTACTGTATTTTGTGAAGATATTCTGAAGTGTAAGCGCCATTGCCTACCGTTTAAAACAAGCAGAGTGATTAATTTGAACATGTAGAATTATTAAGGGGTAGATGTAGCGATATAATTTTCTCCAGACAGAAATGTCCATCCAACAGTCACAATTTGCAATTAGTGGTCAGCAGATCGGACGACGAAGAGCAGAAAGATTTTCAGACGATCGATTGTCTTGAATCAGTGGCATTTTGTATCTCAGAAAGCAGTGGAGACCCAAGCGTGAACTGCTTTCGCTGGTTCTGTTTTGCATTAGGAGCAGCGAAGTACGAAGAGACTTCATGAAAATCTTAAGTACAATGGCCTCGAAACTGGGATGGATGAGACTGAGATCAGAGCAATCGGCCACTATCAGAACAAATAAAGTAACGAAGGTGAAGAAATGTGCAAAATGTGGAACTTGCCACCAGAGTAGTTCGAGCACATTGTATTGAGTCATTTATAGAAGGTTTTGAAAACACAGGGAGGAGAATGGAATACACCAACACACTGTTTTCAATGGACAATGTGAATTAGATTTCAGGCATAAGTGAACGTTGGCATAAACGAGCAGCAATAAATCAGTTTGGCTGAATGCCCCTGTCTTCATTTTTACTGCAAAACTGAAAAGATTTCCACTCAGAAAACAATAATCCAATGAAAGTCATTGCAATTGAGGGAATTCTGAAAATTAGTTTCCTTTGTGTAACAGTAAAACCACCCTAGAGACAGTACAGACAGAACCAAACAGACTGCTGAGAGACGTTGGTGCAGGTTGCCATGATCGCAAGAAAAGAAAAAGGCACGAAGGAAAACCAGAAATCAATTGATACAAAATTGAAATATTTCACGTCAGCTGTGAAGGCTGTGAGAAGAAAGTGACGCGATTGGGGATAAAAGTGGATCAAAAATCGGGTATACTCTCATGAACAGAAGTAACATGCAGACAATGATTGAACTAACCAGTGCTAATCAAACCCGTCGTTTATTTTGCATCCTACTCTGCGTGGTGCCACAACATCGTTTGGTTATATTTTGGGTGGTGAAGTTTGGAAATTTATTATAGAGTTATAGCATCAAACAAATTATCAGGTTTCCCAAACCAAAGTtttccatttgcctgcgtttgtcttgtatatatttaaacatgtCTGCCCATCATAGATTTCCAAACGACTTTTAAATGATTTCACTATACCTGTCTCTTAGACTTCCTTGGTAATTCATTTCATATACACTCCACGCACTGTGCAAAATAGCTGTCATttgtgtcccttttaaatctttctcctttcaccttcacCTTATGCCCTCCAGCTTTCAAGCTGACGACAAGATGATCGCTCGAGTTTGTCGGACAACAAAATGTGTGGATGCTGTCTTCCTCAGAATCCTTTGTAATTGTTCCTACTGCACTTACGTTCTCCACATAGCCCTGCACTTTTTGCCTGATTTAGCTGCAATCGATTACccatttgaattttactgttgaTTCGGTTTCCAGCAGCCGTTTTGGCAATGTATTGCACATCACAAGAAGAAGATATGTAAAATAATTGCCACCTCATCGCCTCATTGGTTTACATTCTGATAAAACATAACATATTCAAAtctaaaattaataaaatgaacagAATAATTCCCGTGATTTGCAATTTCAACAGGGACTGAATATGTGTTGAATGTCATCCCACAGGTTTCGGTTCCCTGGTGTCCCGGGGTCCACCACTCCAAACCTCTGCTGCTGGTGACACCGTTACATTAAGCTGTGAATACTCAGGGATCTGTCAGTACACAGTTTACTGGTACTGTCAGTCGCCAGGCCAACCTCCAAAATATATGCTTCAAAGACACACCTCAGGAGAGCAGAATAAAGAAAATGTTGCAGGCGGAAGAATCTCTGCTTCTCTTGATGCTACGTCGAAAATCAGTTGGTTAGTGATCTCGCAAACACAACTAAGTGACTCCGCTGTGTATTACTGTGCACTGAGTCGGCTCACAGCCCGCACAGTGATACACAGTACGGAGAGAGCTGGACAAAAACCTGAACATGCTGGGAATGACAGACAGAGTGCCACAGATCTCGGAGACAGCTCTAAAATACCTGAATGTGGAGTGATTACAGACACAATGATACACAGCACggagaaagatttcaaataaATGTTACTCAGGGTGGAGTATATTGTTATTGACACAGTAACACAGAGCACGGAGAAACCCGCACAAGAAGCTGAACACGATGGGGTTACAGACACCCAACATCACAGAGCGCAGAGAGagctgcacaaaatcatgttagCAGAGGCTTGAGGAGGTGAACTTCGAGCTGGGGTCTTggatgggtttgagtgggattgTCTTTATCCAGAATCTGCTCGATTAATTAGTGCTGATTGTTTGTTAATGCACTGTTTATAAAGGAAACATCCTGGTCACGGGAGGAATTATTGCTTTATGTAAACCAGCGTCTAACATAACGTGTTTCTTCTTTACACACTGTTAATACAAAATCAATCAGTTAAGAAGATGGCGTGTTACATTTCACACAAGAGGTAAACAGCATGAGCAAATTCGTCAATAACTCGTGTATTCTAATTGAATTATTATTCGAACAGGAAATGCGTGTTGGACAGTTGGGAAACAGCAAAGGTTTGAGGACTATTTGGTCTCCAGCTTCATGGGTCAGGATTGGCATGCATATCGAGTAACATTCCTCTCTACTGTGTGAGTTCTTGATTTCAGTTTTCAGTTTATAATCTTTTCTGAAGAAACTTAATTCCAAATATACATTCAGACATCAGTGGCATGTTTCATTTCCAAAAAGCATGTTTCTGAGACATACCCATCTGGGTTCTCTCAGGAACTGCACACAGGAACGTTTAACCAAAAGTATAAAACCACATAAATTGAACATCGACTGTCAGAGATCAGTGATTTTGAGGAATCGGGTAatgctctgtttttttttctagtgTTGGTGAAAAGGAGGCTCGATATCATCGATTtcaaattattttgaattttcacggttagtttcttttattttcttcaagTACTTTGTTCTATTTGTGGATTGTGCCATCGTGGGAGATTGTTCCAAAGTCTCTAAGTTGTCGGTTGGTTTCAGTTTGTATAGATTCAGCTGCGGTTTTACTGTTACTCAGTAGGAGTTTTCTCTTCAGCATATATGACAATCCCAATTCCCTCCAATCAATTGTTCGATTGTTTCCCATCTTGTGGGGGCCGAGCATTCTCTGAACTTTATGTTATTAACAACctgcagagcaggttcaggaCATTGACCTAATTTGACCCCTCAAATGTATGCCCATCACATGAACCTCTCTCCACTTTACACTGAATGATATATTAACAGTTGGAATTACGCAAGTACCTCTTCCTTTCGTCATTCTTTCGCTTCCCTGTTCCATCTACTGCTTGTATGAGTGTTTGTATTCTGTTCTAATATGCGTTTGCATGGACGCATTTGCCTTAATATCTCCATTTGTTGTTCTAGTGTAGTTTGTCACGGAGTCACGAATCAGAACTATTTTCTGAATTCAGTTCATTTCACCAGGGCATCATCTAAAACATCCCTGTTCAGTCACCTTCTGGTTCCATGTTTTCTGGAGAAGCGTGATACAACCTATTCAAACTTTTCTTCAGCCCCAAAATATAGCTATATTATGCAGGGTATGAACTTTTGTAGAGTCAGTGCTCATTAAATTAATGCATTTTTACTGGCTGACATCGAATTTCTAAAATCTCACTGAGGAGATCACCTACCATCATACCAAATACCACACAAGGCTCGACTGCCCTTCTAACTTTTACTTTCGTGCACAACCAACGATAacgtattagattagattcccgacagtttTTGAAACAGACCCTAAgccccaataagtccacaccggcccttcGAAGACTAACTCACACAGAGCCTTTCCcgtaccctacatttacccctgactaatgcacctaacactctggacaatatagcacggccaattcacctgacatacacatctttggattgtggtacgAAAGGCAAGCAGACATAAAGAGAATGCGAAAACTCCACAGCGGCAATCGAACCCTAATCCTTGGCGCTATAAAGCAACAGTGCaatcactgagccaacatgcctgTGTAGGCATGCCTTAGTAACAATGTAATTTATATTGAAAAGTAGCAGATAGCAATCATTTTCTTCCTGAGCATTTTATTATTATAAATTCAACCAATTTTGATGGCAGTTCTGCAATTCTCTGCAGTGCCCTGAATCCTCGGgattttttttcacatcttcTCAAGTCTTTTATTTGGATTTATTGACAAATCGTTTGCTCCACTCTCAACATCAGAATATCGCAAAACATAATGTCACTTTAATTTCTATTCTCAATTAATACAAACATTGAACCTTCCAATTTAGCCAAACTGTATATCTC harbors:
- the LOC132808247 gene encoding uncharacterized protein LOC132808247, with product MKSLNTDEVERFKITWSEQTGGGYFSQSVTQSPVAINKKECQSLTINCVFKYRYSYQYFESGHFFRQTRPAAEWERISGGGRFVVSTDKAQKTFSLEIRDVRVEDTATYYCKALGWHTQRLNGALLCYYDDVDGSGTAVTVTAGFGSLVSRGPPLQTSAAGDTVTLSCEYSGICQYTVYWYCQSPGQPPKYMLQRHTSGEQNKENVAGGRISASLDATSKISWLVISQTQLSDSAVYYCALSRLTARTVIHSTERAGQKPEHAGNDRQSATDLGDSSKIPECGVITDTMIHSTEKDFK